In one Pseudomonas hydrolytica genomic region, the following are encoded:
- a CDS encoding thioredoxin: protein MNTDLECRQTDITDFSIAAQLELTDLDADRHLLDLPGTSLLLFTSTGCASCRWARRTLPHLPLPVTRLCWVDAGRNAGLVTRYEVFHLPALFLIRDGQFFGALHAPLTQTDLVAAMSEALLRPAEELP from the coding sequence ATGAACACCGACCTCGAATGCAGGCAAACTGATATCACTGATTTCAGTATAGCGGCGCAATTGGAGCTGACCGATCTCGATGCGGATCGCCATCTGCTCGATCTGCCCGGTACGTCGCTACTGCTGTTCACTAGCACGGGCTGTGCCAGCTGCCGCTGGGCGCGCCGGACCCTGCCGCATTTGCCGCTGCCGGTGACGCGGCTGTGCTGGGTGGACGCCGGCCGTAATGCCGGTTTGGTGACGCGCTACGAGGTATTTCATCTGCCAGCGCTGTTTCTGATTCGCGATGGTCAGTTCTTTGGCGCGTTGCATGCGCCCCTTACCCAAACCGATCTGGTTGCCGCCATGAGCGAGGCGCTGCT
- a CDS encoding PilZ domain-containing protein — MRKFLRHPSDMPVELVLRRQACIPRQRLNNISLGGVACNSSRGFRRGTSVELRIPLLGEQARYPGVVAWCRRQEEDYLVGIAFIDEDTLFRARMVEQVCQIQHYRQQLEQESGESMAIEQCARDWIAKHAAEFPYLA; from the coding sequence ATGCGTAAGTTTCTGCGTCATCCAAGCGACATGCCGGTTGAACTGGTGCTACGCAGGCAGGCCTGCATTCCGCGGCAACGGCTGAACAATATCAGCCTGGGCGGGGTCGCGTGCAACTCGTCGCGCGGTTTTCGCCGAGGCACCTCGGTGGAGTTGCGCATTCCCCTGCTGGGCGAACAGGCCCGCTATCCCGGCGTGGTCGCCTGGTGCCGACGGCAGGAAGAGGATTACCTGGTCGGTATCGCCTTCATCGACGAAGACACCCTGTTCCGCGCGCGCATGGTGGAGCAGGTCTGCCAGATTCAGCACTATCGCCAACAGCTGGAGCAGGAATCGGGCGAATCCATGGCCATCGAGCAATGCGCCCGCGACTGGATCGCCAAGCATGCCGCCGAATTTCCCTATCTGGCCTGA
- a CDS encoding 3-deoxy-7-phosphoheptulonate synthase → MADLPIDDLNVASNETLITPDQLKREIPLTDAALKTVAHGRQVVRDILDGKDHRLFVVVGPCSIHDIKAAHEYAERLKGLAAELSDTLFLVMRVYFEKPRTTVGWKGLINDPYLDDSFKIQDGLHIGRQLLRDLAEMGLPTATEALDPISPQYLQDLISWSAIGARTTESQTHREMASGLSSAVGFKNGTDGGLTVAINALQSVSSPHRFLGINQEGGVSIVTTKGNAYGHVVLRGGNGKPNYDSVSVAICEQELTKAGIRPNIMVDCSHANSNKDPALQPLVLENVANQILEGNNSIVGLMVESHLGWGNQSIPKNLSDLKYGVSITDACIDWDTTEKSLRSMHAKLKDVLPKRQRG, encoded by the coding sequence ATGGCTGATTTACCGATCGACGACCTCAACGTCGCCTCCAACGAAACCCTGATCACCCCCGACCAGCTCAAACGCGAGATTCCTCTGACCGATGCCGCGCTCAAGACCGTGGCCCATGGTCGTCAGGTGGTGCGCGACATTCTCGATGGCAAGGACCATCGTCTGTTCGTGGTGGTCGGCCCCTGCTCGATCCATGACATCAAGGCCGCCCACGAATACGCCGAGCGCCTCAAGGGGCTGGCCGCCGAGCTGTCCGATACCCTGTTCCTGGTCATGCGCGTGTACTTCGAGAAGCCGCGTACCACGGTTGGCTGGAAAGGCCTGATCAACGATCCCTATCTGGACGACTCGTTCAAGATCCAGGACGGCCTGCACATCGGTCGTCAGCTGCTGCGCGATCTGGCGGAGATGGGCCTGCCCACCGCCACCGAAGCGCTCGACCCGATTTCCCCGCAGTACCTGCAGGACCTGATCAGCTGGTCGGCCATCGGCGCGCGTACCACCGAATCCCAGACCCACCGCGAGATGGCTTCCGGCCTGTCCTCGGCCGTCGGCTTCAAGAACGGCACCGACGGTGGCCTGACCGTGGCGATCAACGCCCTGCAGTCGGTTTCCAGCCCGCACCGTTTCCTCGGCATCAACCAGGAAGGTGGCGTTTCCATCGTCACCACCAAGGGCAACGCCTACGGCCACGTGGTACTGCGCGGCGGCAACGGCAAACCCAACTACGACTCGGTCAGCGTCGCCATTTGTGAGCAGGAACTGACAAAAGCCGGCATCCGCCCGAACATCATGGTCGACTGCAGCCATGCCAACTCCAACAAGGACCCGGCCCTGCAGCCGCTGGTGCTGGAGAACGTCGCCAACCAGATTCTGGAGGGCAACAATTCCATCGTCGGCCTGATGGTCGAGAGCCACCTGGGCTGGGGCAACCAGTCGATTCCGAAGAATCTGAGCGACCTCAAGTACGGTGTCTCCATCACCGATGCATGCATCGACTGGGATACCACCGAGAAGAGCCTGCGCAGCATGCACGCCAAGCTCAAGGACGTGCTGCCCAAGCGTCAGCGTGGCTGA
- a CDS encoding GNAT family N-acetyltransferase — translation MSEGLSIHHDQASHQFVTTVGGDRAYLAYMDLGKQTLDIYRTFVPNSLRGRGIAAALTEHALRYAEGKGYTVIPSCSYVERYMERRSRHQQEAP, via the coding sequence ATGAGCGAGGGGTTGTCCATTCACCACGATCAGGCCAGTCATCAATTCGTGACGACCGTCGGCGGTGATCGTGCCTATCTGGCCTATATGGATCTAGGCAAGCAGACCCTGGACATCTATCGCACCTTCGTACCCAACTCGCTGCGCGGTCGCGGTATCGCGGCGGCACTGACCGAACATGCGCTGCGCTATGCCGAGGGCAAGGGGTATACGGTGATTCCGTCCTGTTCCTACGTCGAGCGCTACATGGAGCGTCGTTCGCGTCACCAGCAGGAGGCGCCATAA
- a CDS encoding GntP family permease, with amino-acid sequence MLGNLGLLLGLALLIFMALRGVNIFIAALLCSILVALSNGVAVPKALLEHFPFGPLGAFTFAGKFFVLFLCGAIFGKVMAASQAASSIAQAITRGLGTQRTLWVAMLVCAVLTYGGVVVFVVIFTMYPLGITLMREANLPKRLFCAATALGAGTFTMTALPGSPSIHNVIAASALGTDLFAGAWIGLFASLVMIGLGMAYLQREWRLARERGEGFEANVQDVRMEQLAGTPGSGPHWGMALVPIVVVLGIILLPRVIALSGMVMPGQGALGQLLAFSQAQPILWPSLALVIATGVAVVMFPALRRNTMGLLGQGADDAIMPLLNTAAVIGFGGVVTQTAGFAQFAQWILAVELPPLLSVFASVSVVSGIVGSSSGGLQIFMQTLAPRYLEMGVEPEVLHRIANITAGGLDSLPHCGAVIAMLMIMGLTHKQAYKDIFVITVLIPVVAALLCIALLSL; translated from the coding sequence ATGTTGGGTAATCTGGGGCTGTTGCTGGGCTTGGCGCTGCTGATCTTCATGGCGCTGCGTGGCGTGAACATTTTCATAGCGGCGCTGCTGTGTTCGATTCTGGTGGCATTGAGCAATGGCGTTGCAGTGCCCAAGGCGCTTCTGGAGCATTTTCCGTTCGGGCCGCTGGGGGCGTTCACATTCGCCGGCAAGTTCTTCGTGCTGTTTCTCTGCGGCGCCATCTTTGGCAAGGTCATGGCCGCCAGCCAGGCGGCCAGCAGCATTGCCCAGGCGATCACGCGCGGCCTCGGCACCCAGCGCACGCTGTGGGTGGCGATGCTGGTCTGCGCGGTGCTGACCTATGGCGGGGTGGTGGTGTTCGTGGTGATCTTCACCATGTATCCGCTGGGCATCACCCTGATGCGCGAGGCCAACCTGCCGAAGCGACTGTTCTGCGCCGCGACGGCGCTGGGCGCCGGCACCTTCACCATGACCGCATTGCCGGGCTCGCCCTCGATTCACAACGTGATCGCTGCCAGCGCTCTGGGCACCGATCTGTTCGCCGGTGCCTGGATCGGTCTGTTCGCTTCGCTGGTGATGATCGGCCTGGGCATGGCCTATCTGCAGCGCGAGTGGCGCCTGGCCCGCGAGCGTGGAGAGGGTTTCGAGGCCAATGTCCAGGACGTGCGCATGGAGCAGCTGGCCGGCACGCCGGGCAGCGGCCCGCACTGGGGCATGGCGCTGGTGCCGATCGTCGTGGTGCTGGGGATCATTCTGTTGCCCCGCGTGATCGCGCTGTCCGGCATGGTGATGCCGGGGCAGGGTGCGCTGGGCCAGCTGCTGGCGTTCAGCCAGGCACAGCCGATCCTCTGGCCGAGTCTGGCGCTGGTCATCGCCACGGGCGTGGCGGTGGTGATGTTCCCGGCGCTACGGCGCAACACCATGGGCTTGCTCGGTCAGGGCGCCGATGACGCCATCATGCCGCTGCTCAATACCGCGGCGGTGATCGGCTTCGGTGGGGTGGTGACACAGACCGCCGGCTTCGCCCAGTTCGCGCAGTGGATACTGGCGGTCGAGCTGCCGCCGCTGCTGTCGGTGTTCGCCTCGGTCAGCGTGGTGTCGGGTATCGTCGGTTCGTCCTCGGGCGGGCTGCAGATATTCATGCAGACCCTGGCGCCGCGCTATCTGGAAATGGGCGTGGAGCCGGAGGTGCTGCACCGTATCGCCAACATCACCGCAGGCGGGCTCGACTCGCTGCCGCATTGCGGCGCGGTGATCGCCATGCTGATGATCATGGGGCTGACCCACAAACAGGCGTACAAGGACATCTTCGTGATCACCGTACTCATTCCGGTGGTGGCAGCGTTGCTGTGCATTGCGCTGTTGAGCCTGTGA
- the oprI gene encoding outer membrane lipoprotei OprI has translation MNNVLKFSALALAAVLATGCSSMSKETEARLTATEDAAARAQARADEAYRKADEALAAAQKAQQTADEANERALRMLEKASRK, from the coding sequence ATGAACAACGTTCTGAAATTCTCTGCTCTGGCTCTGGCCGCAGTTCTGGCTACCGGTTGCAGCAGCATGTCCAAAGAAACCGAAGCTCGTCTGACTGCTACCGAAGACGCAGCTGCTCGCGCCCAAGCCCGTGCCGACGAAGCCTACCGCAAGGCTGATGAAGCTCTGGCTGCCGCTCAGAAGGCTCAGCAGACCGCTGACGAAGCCAACGAGCGCGCTCTGCGTATGCTGGAAAAAGCCAGCCGCAAGTAA
- a CDS encoding L,D-transpeptidase family protein: MLSRFSAVNRCLTLLALCSSAAVQALELPLPPPGEDVVGQVQVIKAKYEDTFADLGTANDLGYLEMVAANPGVDPWLPGEGTEIVLPTRYVLPPGPREGIVINLAEYRMYYFPKGQNVVHTYPLGIGREGWGSPLGTGRVTVKTPNPAWYPPKSIREEHAAEGDILPTVVPPGPDNPLGPYKMTLSFPGYLIHGSNKKFGIGMRVSHGCFRMLNHNVLELAAMVPVGTSVRIINEPYKFGVSGGRVYLEAHAPLDDENDPSVVDKHTAVINALLKREELSGLRLDWEMVREVVASEDGMPVPIASQNDSVVASSDNPF, encoded by the coding sequence ATGTTGTCGCGCTTCTCTGCGGTCAACCGCTGCCTGACACTGCTCGCCCTGTGCTCGAGTGCTGCGGTGCAGGCTCTCGAACTCCCACTGCCGCCTCCAGGCGAGGACGTGGTCGGCCAGGTTCAGGTGATCAAGGCCAAGTACGAAGACACCTTCGCTGACCTGGGAACGGCCAACGATCTGGGTTATCTGGAAATGGTCGCGGCCAACCCGGGTGTCGATCCCTGGCTGCCGGGCGAGGGCACCGAGATCGTTCTGCCTACCCGTTACGTGCTGCCGCCGGGCCCGCGCGAGGGCATTGTCATCAACCTGGCCGAGTACCGCATGTACTACTTCCCGAAAGGCCAGAACGTGGTGCATACCTACCCGCTGGGTATCGGTCGCGAAGGCTGGGGCTCGCCGCTCGGCACCGGGCGGGTGACGGTGAAGACGCCGAATCCGGCCTGGTATCCGCCCAAGTCGATCCGCGAGGAACATGCGGCCGAAGGCGACATCCTGCCCACCGTGGTACCGCCGGGGCCGGACAATCCGCTGGGGCCGTACAAGATGACGCTGTCCTTCCCGGGTTATCTCATTCATGGCTCGAACAAGAAGTTCGGTATCGGCATGCGCGTCAGCCACGGTTGCTTCCGCATGCTCAACCACAACGTGCTCGAACTGGCGGCCATGGTGCCGGTCGGTACGTCGGTGCGCATCATCAACGAGCCGTACAAGTTCGGGGTCAGCGGCGGCAGGGTTTATCTGGAGGCTCATGCGCCACTGGACGACGAAAACGATCCGTCGGTAGTCGACAAGCACACGGCCGTGATCAATGCCCTGCTCAAGCGCGAAGAGCTCAGTGGCCTGCGCCTGGATTGGGAAATGGTTCGGGAGGTGGTCGCGTCGGAAGATGGCATGCCGGTGCCGATCGCTTCGCAGAACGACAGCGTGGTAGCGAGTAGCGATAACCCCTTCTAA
- a CDS encoding arylesterase produces the protein MRAWWLSGALALLFWAQGAVAGTLLVVGDSISAAFGLDSRQGWVALLEKRLREQGFDHAVVNASISGDTSAGGAARLPALLAEHRPSLVIIELGGNDGLRGQPPAQLQQNLASMIEQSQAAGARVLLLGMRLPPNYGARYTSAFAQVFADLAEQKQVPLVPFFLEGVGGVPAMMQDDGIHPALAAQEKLLENVWPSLKPLL, from the coding sequence ATGCGTGCATGGTGGCTGAGTGGTGCCTTGGCCCTGCTGTTCTGGGCCCAGGGGGCGGTTGCAGGCACCCTGCTTGTGGTCGGCGATAGTATCAGCGCGGCTTTTGGCCTGGATAGCCGCCAGGGCTGGGTCGCCCTGCTGGAAAAGCGCCTCAGGGAGCAGGGTTTCGACCATGCGGTGGTCAACGCTTCGATCAGTGGCGATACCAGTGCAGGCGGCGCGGCGCGGCTGCCTGCGCTGCTTGCAGAGCACCGGCCCTCGCTCGTGATCATCGAGCTGGGTGGCAACGATGGCCTGCGTGGCCAGCCGCCGGCGCAATTGCAACAGAATCTTGCGTCGATGATCGAGCAGTCGCAGGCCGCCGGCGCTCGCGTGCTGTTGCTCGGCATGCGTTTGCCGCCGAACTACGGTGCCCGTTATACCAGCGCTTTCGCCCAGGTATTCGCCGATCTGGCCGAGCAGAAGCAGGTTCCGCTGGTGCCGTTCTTCCTCGAAGGCGTCGGCGGTGTGCCGGCGATGATGCAGGACGATGGCATCCACCCTGCGCTCGCTGCGCAGGAAAAGCTGCTGGAGAACGTCTGGCCAAGCCTGAAACCGCTGCTCTGA
- a CDS encoding ABC transporter ATP-binding protein — translation MTSSILAARNLSKVVTSAEGELTILHDLDLSLEKGDSLAIVGSSGSGKSTLLGLLAGLDLPSAGKVLLAGKDIGELDEDQRARLRAEHVGFVFQSFQLLDSLNALENVMLPLELEGRADARQRARVLLERVGLGQRLTHYPRQLSGGEQQRVAIARAFAAEPDVLFADEPTGNLDSHTGERISDLLFELNQERGTTLVLVTHDERLAHRCQRLIRLEGGHLIDRVEP, via the coding sequence ATGACTTCGAGCATTCTCGCTGCGCGGAACCTTAGCAAAGTGGTCACCAGCGCGGAAGGCGAGCTGACCATTCTTCACGACCTCGACCTCAGCCTGGAGAAAGGCGACAGCCTGGCGATAGTCGGCAGCTCCGGTTCAGGCAAATCCACCCTGCTCGGCCTGCTCGCCGGCCTGGACCTGCCCAGCGCCGGAAAGGTGCTGCTGGCTGGCAAGGACATCGGCGAGCTGGATGAGGACCAGCGCGCACGCCTGCGCGCCGAGCATGTCGGCTTCGTCTTCCAGTCCTTCCAGTTGCTCGACAGCCTCAATGCGCTGGAAAACGTCATGCTGCCGCTGGAACTGGAGGGCCGTGCCGATGCCCGCCAGCGCGCCCGTGTTCTGCTCGAGCGGGTTGGCCTGGGGCAGCGCCTGACCCACTACCCACGTCAGCTCTCCGGTGGCGAGCAGCAGCGCGTCGCCATCGCCCGCGCCTTCGCCGCCGAGCCGGACGTACTGTTCGCCGACGAGCCCACGGGCAACCTCGACAGTCACACTGGCGAGCGCATCAGCGACCTGCTGTTCGAACTCAATCAGGAGCGCGGCACCACCCTGGTTCTGGTCACCCATGACGAACGTCTGGCGCATCGCTGCCAGCGCCTGATCCGTCTGGAAGGCGGCCATCTGATCGATCGCGTGGAGCCCTGA
- a CDS encoding ABC transporter permease, with amino-acid sequence MNRVPLTRLLLLAARQLLRDARAGELRVLFFALLVAVAASSAIGYFSARLNDAMLLRASEFLAADLRLSGSTQAKPEQIEAGTRLGLEHAQLVEFSSVVAADEGIQLASVKAVSDSYPLRGELKSAAAPYAAEQSSVGPSAGEAWAEARLLVALDLQIGEEIEIGAKRLRLTRVLTYDPDGAGDFYSLTPRVLMHLDDLAATEVVQPGSRVRFRELWRGDADALGAYRQAVEASLEPNQRLEDARDGNRQVGSALGRAERYLNLASLAAVLLAGVAVALSAARFAARRFDASALLRCLGLSRREALTLFGLQLALLGLLACVLGALLGWGGQYVLFHLLRGLIPADLPPAELWPALAGMATGLVALAGFALPPLAALGRVPPLRVLRRDMLPVPVSSWLVYGAALLALGLIMWRLSLDLRLTLALLGGGLLAALLLGGLLLLGLQSLRRLLQRAALPWRLGLGQLLRHPLAAAGQSLAFGLILLAMALIALLRGELLDTWQDQLPEDAPNHFALNVLPAERDAFAARLAELSPHPAPLYPVVPGRLVTINDEPVRQLVSKESRGERAIQRDLSLTWAEQLPADNQITSGRWWGAAHASELPGVSVEAELAESLQLKLGDRLRFNVGGVEREAQVSSLRQVDWDSFQPNFYMIFEPQTLQDLPATYLTSFYLPPGQDAELITLSRAFPSVTLLQVDALLAQLRSILAQVTLAIEYVLLFVLAAGITVLLAGLQATLDERIRQGALLRALGAERRLLINARRAEFGLLGAAAGLLAALGCELVSFLLYRYAFDMSWQPHPWLLLLPLIGALLVGGAGVLGTRRALNVSPLSVLREG; translated from the coding sequence ATGAATCGCGTGCCGCTCACCCGCCTGCTGCTGCTCGCCGCCCGCCAGTTGCTGCGCGATGCCCGCGCCGGGGAATTGCGCGTGCTGTTCTTCGCCCTGCTGGTGGCGGTGGCCGCCAGCAGCGCCATCGGCTATTTCAGTGCGCGGCTGAACGACGCCATGCTGCTGCGCGCCAGTGAGTTCCTAGCGGCCGACCTGCGCCTGAGCGGCAGCACGCAGGCCAAGCCAGAGCAGATCGAGGCCGGCACCCGCCTGGGCCTCGAGCATGCGCAGCTGGTGGAATTCTCCAGCGTGGTGGCAGCGGACGAGGGTATCCAGCTGGCCAGCGTCAAGGCCGTCAGCGACAGCTACCCGCTGCGCGGCGAGCTGAAAAGCGCAGCTGCGCCCTACGCTGCGGAACAAAGCAGCGTAGGCCCTAGCGCCGGCGAGGCCTGGGCCGAGGCGCGTCTGCTGGTCGCCCTCGATCTGCAGATAGGCGAGGAAATCGAGATCGGCGCCAAGCGCCTGCGCCTGACCCGCGTGCTGACCTACGACCCGGACGGTGCCGGTGATTTCTACAGCCTCACACCGCGCGTGCTGATGCATCTCGATGACCTGGCCGCCACCGAGGTGGTCCAGCCCGGCAGCCGCGTGCGCTTTCGCGAACTGTGGCGCGGCGATGCCGACGCGCTGGGTGCCTACCGTCAGGCGGTGGAAGCCAGCCTCGAACCCAACCAGCGCCTGGAAGATGCTCGCGATGGCAATCGCCAGGTCGGCAGCGCGCTGGGACGTGCCGAGCGCTACCTGAATCTGGCCAGCCTGGCCGCCGTGCTCCTGGCCGGCGTGGCCGTGGCGTTATCGGCCGCACGCTTCGCCGCTCGCCGTTTCGACGCCAGCGCGCTGCTGCGCTGCCTGGGCCTGTCCCGGCGCGAGGCCCTGACGCTGTTCGGCCTGCAGCTGGCCCTGCTCGGCCTGCTGGCCTGCGTACTGGGTGCGTTGCTCGGTTGGGGCGGCCAATACGTCCTGTTCCACCTGCTGCGCGGCCTGATTCCTGCCGACTTGCCACCAGCCGAGCTGTGGCCGGCCCTGGCCGGCATGGCCACCGGCCTGGTCGCGCTGGCCGGCTTCGCCCTGCCGCCGCTGGCGGCACTGGGCCGGGTACCGCCGCTGCGTGTGCTGCGCCGCGACATGCTGCCGGTGCCGGTCAGCTCCTGGCTGGTGTACGGCGCGGCGCTGTTGGCACTGGGTTTGATCATGTGGCGCCTGAGCCTGGATCTGCGCCTGACCCTGGCGCTGCTCGGCGGCGGTCTGCTGGCCGCCCTGCTGCTCGGCGGCCTGCTGCTGCTCGGCCTGCAGAGCCTGCGCCGGTTGCTGCAACGCGCCGCCCTGCCCTGGCGCCTGGGCCTCGGCCAGTTGCTGCGCCACCCGCTGGCAGCGGCCGGCCAGTCGCTGGCCTTCGGCCTGATCCTGCTGGCCATGGCGCTGATCGCCCTGCTGCGTGGCGAACTGCTCGACACCTGGCAGGACCAGTTGCCGGAGGATGCGCCCAATCACTTCGCCCTCAACGTATTGCCTGCAGAGCGCGACGCCTTCGCCGCACGCCTGGCCGAACTCTCTCCGCATCCGGCGCCGCTGTACCCGGTGGTACCGGGACGACTGGTGACGATCAACGACGAGCCGGTGCGCCAGCTGGTGAGCAAGGAGAGCCGCGGCGAGCGGGCGATCCAGCGCGACCTCAGCCTGACCTGGGCCGAGCAGCTGCCCGCCGACAACCAGATCACCAGTGGCCGCTGGTGGGGCGCGGCACATGCCAGCGAGCTGCCGGGTGTTTCGGTGGAGGCGGAGCTGGCCGAGAGCCTGCAGTTGAAACTGGGCGACCGTCTACGCTTCAACGTCGGCGGCGTGGAGCGCGAAGCGCAGGTCAGCAGCCTGCGCCAGGTCGACTGGGACAGCTTCCAGCCCAACTTCTACATGATCTTCGAGCCGCAGACCTTGCAGGATCTGCCCGCCACCTACCTGACCAGCTTCTATCTGCCGCCAGGCCAGGATGCCGAGCTGATCACCCTCAGCCGCGCCTTCCCCAGCGTCACCCTGCTGCAGGTCGATGCCCTGCTGGCGCAGCTGCGCAGCATTCTGGCCCAGGTCACCCTGGCCATCGAATACGTGCTGCTGTTCGTGCTCGCCGCCGGCATCACCGTACTACTGGCGGGGCTGCAGGCCACGCTCGACGAACGCATCCGCCAGGGCGCTCTGCTGCGCGCCCTCGGCGCCGAGCGCCGCCTGCTGATCAACGCCCGCCGCGCCGAGTTCGGCCTGCTCGGCGCCGCCGCCGGCCTGCTCGCCGCGCTGGGCTGCGAACTGGTGAGCTTCCTGCTCTATCGCTATGCCTTCGACATGAGCTGGCAGCCACATCCCTGGCTGCTCCTGCTGCCGCTGATCGGCGCCCTGCTGGTAGGCGGCGCCGGCGTGCTCGGTACCCGCCGTGCGCTCAACGTCAGTCCGCTGAGCGTGCTGCGCGAGGGCTGA
- the greB gene encoding transcription elongation factor GreB, translated as MSRYRPPRPAGTPLITPEGEARLRAELHELWHVRRPQVTQSVSEAAAQGDRSENAEYTYGKKMLREIDSRVRFLTKRLEKLKVVSDRPSDPNKVYFGAWVTIEDEDGEQSRYRIVGPDELDLKQGLISIDSPLARALVGKPLDAEVRVHSPSGEKTCYIVEIEYP; from the coding sequence ATGAGCCGCTACCGTCCTCCTCGCCCCGCCGGCACCCCGCTGATCACCCCCGAAGGCGAGGCGCGCCTGCGCGCCGAGCTGCACGAACTGTGGCACGTGCGCCGGCCGCAGGTGACCCAGTCCGTCAGCGAGGCCGCCGCCCAGGGCGATCGCTCGGAGAACGCCGAATACACCTACGGCAAGAAGATGCTGCGCGAGATCGACAGCCGCGTGCGCTTTCTCACCAAGCGTCTGGAAAAGCTCAAGGTGGTCAGCGACAGGCCCTCGGATCCGAACAAGGTGTACTTCGGCGCCTGGGTCACCATCGAGGATGAAGACGGCGAACAGTCGCGCTATCGCATCGTCGGCCCGGACGAGCTGGATCTGAAACAGGGCCTGATCAGCATCGATTCGCCGCTGGCTCGCGCCCTGGTGGGCAAGCCGCTGGATGCCGAAGTGCGGGTGCACAGCCCGAGCGGTGAGAAGACCTGCTACATCGTCGAGATCGAGTATCCCTGA
- the thpR gene encoding RNA 2',3'-cyclic phosphodiesterase, with translation MTTYPLRLFFALPCPPHLAAAICAWRTDALSAGKAVAAHNLHLTLAFLGSQPASCVAPLLALAAEIQGKRSTLQLDRLGLWRGGLLHLAPSRVPQALERLQQQLHARLLAAGYVLEERAFRPHLTLARHYPHQPNCPAPTFDWPLRHFALFCSENDGRGTRYRQLGQWPLRPATPAGRSAP, from the coding sequence ATGACTACCTACCCGCTGCGTCTGTTCTTCGCCCTGCCCTGTCCACCGCACCTGGCCGCGGCGATCTGCGCCTGGCGCACCGACGCCCTTTCCGCAGGCAAGGCGGTGGCTGCGCATAACCTGCATCTGACCCTGGCCTTTCTCGGTTCGCAGCCGGCCAGTTGCGTGGCGCCGCTGCTGGCCCTGGCAGCCGAGATACAGGGTAAACGCAGCACCCTGCAGCTGGATCGCCTCGGCCTGTGGCGCGGCGGCCTGCTGCATCTGGCGCCCAGTCGGGTGCCGCAGGCGCTGGAACGACTGCAGCAGCAGCTGCATGCACGTCTGCTGGCGGCCGGCTACGTGTTGGAAGAGCGCGCCTTCCGCCCGCACCTGACCCTGGCTCGCCACTACCCGCACCAACCAAACTGCCCGGCCCCAACCTTCGATTGGCCGCTGCGCCATTTCGCCCTGTTTTGCTCGGAAAACGATGGCCGGGGCACCCGCTATCGCCAGCTCGGGCAGTGGCCGTTGCGGCCTGCGACCCCAGCCGGGCGTAGCGCCCCGTAA
- a CDS encoding triacylglycerol lipase codes for MKKNKTLLALCLGTGLLASGQTQAFWFGSSGYTQTKYPIVLGHGMLGFDSILGVDYWYGIPAALRRDGASVYVTEVSQLDTSEARGEQLLQQVEDIVAISGKGKVNLIGHSHGGPTTRYVAAVRPDLVASVTSVGAPHKGSATADFLKGISEGPAGPVATPVLVGIVNGLGALINFLSGSSSTTPQNALGSLESLNSEGAARFNAKFPQGIPTSACGEGAYSVNGVRYYSWSGTSPLTNVLDPSDLLLGASSLTFGSEANDGLVGRCSSRMGQVIRDNYRMNHLDEVNQTLGLTSLFETDPVTVYRQHANRLKNAGL; via the coding sequence ATGAAGAAGAACAAGACACTGCTCGCCCTCTGCCTCGGTACCGGCCTGCTCGCCAGCGGCCAAACCCAGGCTTTCTGGTTCGGCTCATCCGGCTATACCCAGACCAAGTACCCCATCGTCCTCGGCCACGGCATGCTCGGTTTCGACAGCATTCTCGGCGTCGATTACTGGTACGGCATTCCCGCCGCTCTGCGTCGTGACGGCGCCAGCGTCTACGTCACCGAAGTCAGCCAGCTCGACACCTCCGAAGCGCGCGGCGAACAGTTGCTGCAGCAGGTCGAGGATATCGTCGCCATCAGCGGCAAGGGCAAGGTCAACCTGATCGGCCACAGCCACGGCGGCCCCACCACCCGCTACGTCGCTGCCGTGCGTCCGGATCTGGTCGCCTCGGTCACCAGCGTCGGTGCGCCGCACAAGGGTTCGGCCACCGCCGATTTCCTCAAGGGCATCAGCGAAGGCCCCGCCGGCCCGGTCGCCACCCCGGTGCTGGTGGGCATCGTCAACGGCCTCGGTGCGCTGATCAACTTCCTCTCCGGCAGCTCCAGCACCACTCCGCAGAACGCCCTGGGCTCGCTGGAGTCGCTCAACAGCGAGGGCGCTGCACGTTTCAACGCCAAGTTCCCGCAAGGCATTCCCACCAGCGCCTGCGGCGAAGGTGCCTACAGCGTGAACGGCGTGCGCTACTACTCCTGGAGCGGCACCAGCCCGCTGACCAACGTGCTCGACCCCAGCGACCTGCTGCTGGGCGCCTCGTCGCTGACCTTCGGCAGCGAAGCCAACGACGGCTTGGTCGGCCGCTGCAGTTCGCGCATGGGTCAGGTGATCCGCGACAACTACCGGATGAACCATCTCGACGAGGTCAACCAGACCCTGGGGCTGACCAGCCTGTTCGAGACCGATCCGGTCACCGTCTACCGTCAGCATGCCAACCGCCTGAAAAACGCCGGGCTCTAG